A window from Hypomesus transpacificus isolate Combined female chromosome 26, fHypTra1, whole genome shotgun sequence encodes these proteins:
- the aspm gene encoding abnormal spindle-like microcephaly-associated protein: MAQPLRIGEFLDFSPIKPEDTTTLFCDKENTGSVELPVLSLVQFSRAPFVTFGSVKIGSSKSVVLRVENPDSDNGATEVTVNKIASAKGFSVDKTIFNIQPGDVFDLTITWTPGEEGGVRELIIFVANGVVKHQAVLLGRANAPKKKKKSLWDSIKNKKASGLPAPSRVKSTPEASLKRKAANKTFQVPQTPQYRRGRARSPFSSLNDVVPVRARPPSGFGPAHDDMVKLEPQRICTLVSKGTSQPPDEVNRDGDLTNSPGVHLVPRIRISDTTETAAVHRGPVFPSERRDMARVLNKTLSPVGTPDRLKNLMPHIESMQIPVSDAVSALPEAGIRVPTVKDALTMIDSDLTAAVDGSPPDACSSFDFSDSLESGNGIAGCGSDGLPDSPSESDAAQPRLTFFIKPKLAVGQVDDLVAPRIEAGCNVFQAKKVLFTSATVVKSRAAPVLVERPQGERKIKTSRRRLLEKTLEITDGGSSSDSSPGTPGLPVIDSNSSSDGQHNNVSITSSSPEAMDPVAVSLTPLNDPVSFSLSPPLLRVPVTPQHHNNNQLAQGAPLSGFASAQLPVHQDLFPVRCQSRFDVVTRGKKRKSDEFLKDVEKVEDTGKMGQEKRSRKSTTVKSQDVRKSVAQKQPRPAASLRSSFSSSLVGARSVTPAPSRRQSSRATFQSTSLKSFGASSVRKAKVVAVAQSTLTFFKPAQTAIPRHPMPFAAKNMFYDERWIEKQESGFTWWMNYVLTPDDFKVNTEVTKVNALSLAMGSDERFSVPKAPTKEEMSFSTYTARRRLNRLRRSACQLFTSEVMIKAIQRLELEVEAKRLLVRTDRHLWKDIGERQKVLNWLLSYNPLWLRIGLETIYGEMIPLESNSDIMGLAMFILRRLLWNPDIAAQFRHAKVPNLYKDGHEEALSRFTLKKLLLLVCFLDKAKESRMIEHDPCLFCKDAEFKTSKDLLLAFSRDFLSGEGILPRHMGYLGFPVSHAQTPLDEFNFSVKNLATDLKCGIRLVRVMELFTQDWSLSQKLRMPAISRLQKVHNVDIALNVLKAKGVDLKDNDVVISSRDVVDGHREKTLSLLWKIMFAFQVEVLLDEEKLMEEIGFLKRAWSVKQKLASLKADKVVEQTVSKAGSPFKHSSQKITLLMDWVNAVCHFYNLKVENFSVSFSDGRALCYLIHHYHPSQLPLERVSQNTTQTVECSSQGRLELNCSSSDSDNSFDTWPTTQKVPDSPVLEFKELLDNEKSNFRLVNAAVSFLGGVPAMINPADMSNTIPNEKVVMSYLSFLCTRLLDLRNETRAARVIQGAWRKHKLRKDLETYQERNVAAAKIQAHVRNFLKRRRARKQSRAAVRLQAAWRGYAARNTATLIRKANLWALQTASATAIQAEWRKYIARKNYQSLRSQVIVLQACWRMKRAVSDYRMMQWAVTVIQKHTRARITGKKDRENYLSLRTAAIKIQRSYRNWTGRKFQIKNHAASVIQAAYRKWRGAKTAQRNTAALKIQSWFRMHTCHHRYVSVRLSAVLIQTWYRGQQQRCLLQVLKRKHHAATIIQSAFKASVVRRRLERTRRAAVVIQRRFRASLLRDAEKRKFLEMKCAAVTIQAMYRGYVARRTMKARNRAATVIQANFRKLIAHQRFTVLKRSVVAIQQQYRAKLLGTKSRKSYEELRCSVLKIQAVWRGRVERKRIEQLHKCATILQANYRRHAVQSRFRARKEAALLIQRQFRALQAGREGKAEYLLVKKAVISLQAGLRGMKVRTELKREHQAATLIQSSVRAFICKRRYLLLQSAAIILQSRYRAHLACKSQHRQYRRLKQATLKLQAAYRGSRVRRDLSTRHRAATVLQAHFRMYKVRVSYLATKCAAIIVQERYRANRLRDHHAWLYGRMKCAAVKIQSAYRGHRIRTAVAEMNTKAVVIQRWFLARMERKRFLAVRAAAVLCQQRYRAVAIGQKERKEYLLKRRAAITLQAAYRGRIDRQRLQTECMAAITIQSHVRMHLVRTRYKRMLWAVSTVQVRYRANKLVEREMLSLNAKKKAIIVLQSAFRGIITRRAVKWLHESARVIQSCYKAHVEHKRYLALRSSALVIQRQYRATLAARLQRQHYLNTLHAAVLLQAIYRGQLARREIRCQHQAATTIQAAFRRHRAQVKFQAMRLSALILQRHFRLCVQGRLDRDRFLKLRGSAVFIQAAFRGLHVRRQVSKMHRAATVIQANYRMKKQRDAFRRQLWAVTILQQRFRAQSLRHVQVEKYLQIRSAVTCIQASFRGMQARRQVTQAKAARKIQAFLQMSVRRRRFLKERAASVVIQSAFRRHRARARYTAIQASVVTVQRWYRSCRLGRKVRLEYMAVRRAAVTLQAAVRGTLARRLAKRERAAVKVQSVLHMVVQRSRYLKLRSSAVTLQSHCRRWAERRRFQRYRQATLTLQRSYRGLRAQREQRLVYLKTLRDVQKLQARVRGHIAFRRYQRIKKSAVTIQAFYRGMVDRQRLRQRRTSVALIQEHYRAHILRQRERAKYLAVKRSAVLIQSWFRGKQARSKLVETRAAVATVHRCIQTNLLRKRFLTVRHSALVLQRRWRETVKAQEDRHKFLRKKASAVTIQAAWRGHRERQSQLVVQKAALCIQSVYRGWIQRRAYQRQREAAIVLQTRFRAAQLASREREDFSRVRQSTLTLQRRWRSCMANRRVLATAAAGRRLRFSAAVFHHLCAVRIQKALKAHWALQSARRQIHSVVLIQRWVRAGQQRRLFLEERRKVVTAQRVARRWLARRHRAARVLQQHARKFLLLRRQQRVERGIIKAQALWRGHASRKLHDHHRVVAVRHRLRIVSDGAQEEDRLCHKTSTAIDHLLQYKHFSYILTALKNLELATRLSPECCEMLVESGATLVIFTLIRSCNRSVPCMEVISYAIQVLLNLSKYHKTVEAVYAVENSVNTLLDLLQIYREKAGDKVAEKGGSIFTKACFLLALLLQDPRRALEVKKLPKALERIQSIYSLTARKHKMDARREKQKMNASRNCSLLNTTTTQKHKPVPKFAPDWVLRKDKLKDVVDPLRAIQMVADAFATVA, translated from the exons cCTGGAGATGTATTTGATTTAACTATAACATGGACACCTGGAGAGGAAGGCGGAGTCAGAGAACTCATCATCTTTGTTGCCAATGGCGTCGTTAAACATCAAGCCGTTTTGCTCGGCAGAGCCAATGCACCCAAGAAGAAAAAG AAGAGTCTGTGGGACTCGATCAAAAACAAGAAGGCGTCCGGTCTCCCGGCGCCCTCCAGAGTTAAGAGCACTCCAGAAGCTTCTCTGAAGAGAAAGGCAGCCAACAAGACCTTTCAAGTGCCTCAAACTCCACAGTACAGGCGGGGGAGAGCTCGGAGCCCATTCTCCTCTCTCAACGATGTGGTCCCGGTTAGAGCCAGACCCCCGTCAGGGTTTGGCCCCGCCCACGACGACATGGTGAAGTTGGAGCCGCAGAGAATCTGCACCCTTGTCAGTAAGGGAACATCTCAGCCTCCGGATGAAGTGAACAGAGATGGCGACCTTACGAACTCCCCCGGTGTTCACCTGGTGCCGAGGATCAGGATTAGTGATACCACTGAAACGGCAGCTGTCCACCGTGGACCCGTCTTCCCGTCTGAACGCAGAGACATGGCAAGAGTGCTCAACAAGACGCTATCGCCTGTGGGCACACCAGATAGACTGAAGAACCTGATGCCTCACATCGAGTCTATGCAAATCCCTGTCAGTGACGCTGTCAGTGCTTTACCAGAGGCTGGTATCAGAGTTCCTACAGTAAAGGATGCGTTGACGATGATCGACTCTGATCTGACTGCAGCTGTTGACGGAAGCCCTCCCGACGCATGCTCTAGCTTTGATTTTTCGGACTCATTAGAATCAGGTAACGGAATTGCAGGTTGCGGCTCTGATGGATTACCTGATAGCCCCAGTGAATCGGACGCTGCACAGCCGAGGCTAACCTTCTTCATCAAGCCAAAATTGGCAGTTGGTCAGGTTGATGACCTAGTTGCTCCTAGAATAGAGGCGGGATGCAACGTTTTTCAAGCCAAGAAGGTTCTTTTTACCTCTGCTACCGTGGTCAAGAGCAGAGCAGCCCCGGTACTGGTAGAGAGACCCCAGGGGGAGAGGAAAATCAAAACCTCAAGACGAAGACTTCTGGAGAAAACATTGGAGATCACAGATGGGGGGAGCAGCTCTGACTCAAGTCCAGGCACCCCGGGCCTTCCTGTCATCGATTCGAACAGTAGTTCAGACGGACAACACAATAATGTCAGCATCACCAGCTCCTCGCCGGAGGCCATGGACCCAGTAGCTGTCAGCCTGACTCCTTTAAATGATCcagtctcattctctctcagccctcctcTGCTCAGGGTACCAGTCACCCCTCAACACCACAATAATAACCAGCTGGCTCAAGGAGCACCTTTGTCCGGGTTCGCTTCAGCACAGCTTCCTGTTCATCAGGATCTGTTTCCTGTCCGCTGCCAGAGCCGGTTCGATGTGGTGACACGGGGCAAAAAAAGGAAAAGCGATGAGTTTCTGAAGGATGTTGAGAAAGTGGAGGATACAGGAAAAATGGGGCAGGAGAAACGAAGCAGGAAGTCGACTACGGTGAAAAGTCAAGATGTGAGGAAGAGTGTTGCTCAGAAACAGCCCAGACCAGCAG CCTCTCTGCGATCCAGTTTCTCTTCTTCGTTGGTAGGAGCCAGGTCTGTGACGCCTGCTCCAAGCAGACGGCAAAGTTCCAGAGCTACCTTTCAGA GTACTTCTCTGAAGTCATTTGGTGCTTCATCTGTCAGGAAGGCAAAGGTTGTAGCTGTGGCCCAGTCCACACTGACCTTTTTTAAGCCTGCACAAACAG CCATACCAAGGCACCCCATGCCGTTTGCGGCTAAGAATATGTTCTACGATGAGAGGTGGATTGAGAAGCAAGAAAGCGGATTCACCTGGTGGATGAACTATGTACTCACTCCAGATGACTTCAAGGTCAACACCGAGGTCACTAAAG tgaatGCCCTCTCTCTGGCGATGGGCAGCGATGAGAGGTTTAGTGTGCCCAAGGCCCCCACCAAAGAGGAGATGTCCTTCAGCACGTACACGGCCCGCCGCCGTCTGAACCGTCTTCGTCGCTCCGCCTGTCAGCTCTTCACGTCGGAGGTGATGATCAAAGCTATCCAGAGGTTGGAGCTGGAAGTGGAGGCCAAGAGGCTACTGGTGCGCACTGACCGTCACCTCTGGAAGGATATAG GGGAACGTCAGAAAGTCCTAAACTGGCTTCTCTCCTACAACCCTCTCTGGCTCCGGATTGGACTGGAG acGATCTATGGAGAGATGATTCCGCTGGAGAGTAACAGTGACATCATGGGCCTGGCCATGTTCATCTTGAGACGCCTCCTCTGGAATCCAGACATTGCTGCACAGTTCAGACACGCTAAAGTCCCCAATCTTTACAAAGATG GGCACGAGGAGGCCTTGTCCCGGTTCACTCTGAAGAAGCTGCTTCTGCTGGTCTGCTTTCTGGACAAGGCTAAGGAGTCCAGGATGATCGAGCACGACCCCTGTTTGTTCTGCAAGGATGCAGAGTTCAAA ACGAGCAAGGATCTACTCCTGGCCTTCTCCAGGGACTTCCTGAGTGGGGAGGGAATCCTACCCCGACACATGGGGTACCTGGGCTTCCCCGTCTCACACGCGCAGACCCCCCTGGACGAATTCAACTTTTCCGTCAAGAACTTGGCAACCGACTTGAAATGTGGAATCCGGCTAGT ACGAGTGATGGAGCTGTTCACTCAGGATTGGAGTCTGTCCCAGAAGTTGAGGATGCCTGCTATCAGCCGCCTGCAGAAGGTCCACAACGTAGACATAGCCCTGAATGTGTTGAAAGCCAAAGGCGTCGACCTGAAGGATAATG ATGTTGTCATTAGTTCCAGAGATGTTGTGGATGGACACCGGGAGAAAACGCTGAGCCTTCTGTGGAAGATCATGTTTGCTTTCCAG GTGGAGGTGCTTCTGGATGAGGAGAAACTTATGGAGGAGATCGGTTTTCTGAAACGCGCCTGGAGTGTCAAGCAGAAACTGGCGTCATTGAAGGCTGACAAGGTTGTAGAGCAGACCGTTTCCAAAGCTGGTTCACCGTTCAAGCACAGCAGCCAGAAGATCACTTTACTGATGGACTGGGTCAATGCTGTCTGCCACTTCTACAACTTAAAG GTGGAGAACTTTTCGGTGTCGTTTTCGGATGGTCGGGCGCTTTGCTACCTTATCCACCACTATCATCCCAGCCAGCTGCCCCTGGAGAGGGTCTCTCAGAACACCACTCAGACCGTCGAGTGTTCTTCACAAGGCCGCCTAGAGCTCAACTGCTCATCCAGCGACTCAGACAATTCTTTTGACACCTGGCCCACAACGCAGAAAG TCCCAGACTCGCCCGTGTTGGAATTTAAAGAACTTCTGGATAATGAGAAGAGTAACTTCCGATTGGTCAACGCTGCAGTGTCTTTCCTTGGGGGGGTTCCAGCAATGATCAACCCAGCTGACATGTCCAACACCATACCCAATGAGAAG GTGGTGATGTCCTACCTGTCGTTCCTGTGCACCCGTCTCCTGGACCTCAGGAACGAAACGAGAGCGGCCCGCGTCATTCAGGGCGCTTGGAGAAAACACAAACTGAGGAAGGATCTGGAAACATACCAG GAAAGAAACGTAGCGGCAGCAAAGATTCAGGCGCACGTACGAAACTTCCTCAAGAGACGGAGGGCGAGGAAACAGAGCCGAGCTGCCGTGAGGCTTCAGGCGGCCTGGAGAGGCTACGCCGCCCGGAACACGGCAACGCTGATAAGGAAGGCAAACCTCTGGGCGCTCCAGACTGCCTCGGCCACAGCTATTCAA GCAGAATGGAGGAAATATATCGCCAGGAAAAACTACCAGTCTTTAAGATCACAGGTGATCGTGCTGCAGGCCTGTTGGCGGATGAAGAGAGCGGTTTCTGACTACAGAATGATGCAGTGGGCAGTGACAGTGATCCAGAAACACACGAGGGCTCGGATCACCGGAAAAAAGGACCGCGAAAACTATCTCTCACTGAGAACGGCAGCCATCAAAATCCAGAGAAGTTACCGGAACTGGACGGGACGAAAGTTCCAGATTAAAAACCACGCCGCCTCTGTGATACAAGCCGCTTATCGGAAATGGCGCGGCGCCAAAACAGCCCAAAGAAACACTGCCGCCTTGAAGATTCAGTCTTGGTTCAGAATGCACACCTGTCATCATCGCTACGTGTCCGTCAGACTGAGTGCTGTTCTCATTCAGACCTGGTACAGAGGCCAACAGCAGAGGTGCCTCCTCCAGGTGTTGAAACGGAAACACCACGCGGCCACCATCATCCAGAGTGCGTTCAAGGCTAGCGTGGTCAGGAGACGGCTGGAACGGACGAGACGGGCCGCGGTCGTCATCCAGCGCAGGTTCAGGGCCTCGCTGCTCAGAGACGCGGAGAAACGGAAGTTTCTGGAGATGAAGTGTGCGGCCGTAACAATACAGGCGATGTATCGCGGGTACGTTGCACGAAGGACGATGAAGGCGAGGAATCGAGCGGCAACTGTGATCCAAGCAAACTTCCGGAAGTTGATAGCCCATCAGAGATTCACCGTTTTAAAAAGATCAGTGGTTGCTATCCAGCAGCAATATAGAGCCAAGTTGTTGGGAACTAAATCAAGAAAGAGTTACGAGGAGCTCAGATGTTCCGTACTGAAAATACAAGCTGTCTGGCGAGGGAGGGTCGAAAGGAAGAGAATTGAGCAACTTCATAAGTGTGCCACCATACTTCAAGCTAATTACCGTAGGCATGCCGTGCAGTCACGTTTTAGGGCAAGAAAGGAGGCTGCATTGCTGATACAACGTCAGTTCAGAGCTCTCCAAGCAGGAAGGGAAGGTAAAGCAGAGTACCTTCTGGTTAAGAAAGCTGTCATCTCTCTCCAGGCGGGACTCCGTGGTATGAAAGTAAGAACAGAACTGAAGAGAGAACACCAGGCAGCTACACTCATTCAATCATCGGTGAGAGCCTTTATTTGTAAGAGGCGTTATTTGCTGCTGCAGAGTGCAGCTATAATCCTTCAGAGTCGCTATAGAGCTCACTTGGCGTGCAAGTCGCAACATCGGCAGTACCGTCGGCTGAAGCAAGCCACCCTGAAGCTCCAGGCGGCTTATCGAGGATCCAGAGTCAGAAGAGACCTGAGCACGAGGCATAGAGCCGCAACTGTCCTCCAGGCTCACTTCAGGATGTACAAGGTGCGGGTTTCTTACCTCGCCACAAAGTGTGCCGCCATCATCGTCCAGGAGCGCTACAGGGCCAACAGGCTTCGAGACCACCATGCGTGGCTGTACGGAAGGATGAAGTGTGCCGCTGTGAAGATCCAGTCAGCCTACCGTGGCCACAGGATCAGGACGGCGGTTGCCGAGATGAACACGAAGGCCGTTGTCATCCAGAGGTGGTTCCTCGCTCGCATGGAAAGGAAACGCTTCCTTGCAGTCAGGGCGGCAGCTGTACTCTGTCAGCAGAGATACAGAGCCGTTGCCATTGGACAGAAAGAACGAAAGGAGTATCTTTTGAAGCGAAGGGCTGCAATCACTCTTCAGGCAGCTTACAGGGGGAGGATAGACCGGCAGAGGTTGCAGACTGAATGCATGGCTGCCATAACTATTCAATCACACGTACGAATGCACCTGGTTAGGACACGTTACAAGAGGATGCTGTGGGCTGTGAGCACAGTGCAAGTCAGATACAGAGCCAACAAACTAGTGGAAAGGGAAATGCTTTCTCTGAATGCAAAGAAAAAAGCGATAATTGTCTTACAGTCTGCATTCCGTGGAATAATAACCAGACGTGCTGTAAAATGGTTGCACGAATCTGCCAGAGTCATCCAATCATGCTATAAGGCCCATGTGGAGCACAAGCGGTATCTTGCGTTGAGGTCTTCTGCTCTTGTCATCCAGCGACAATACAGGGCCACCCTGGCAGCTAGACTTCAGAGGCAACACTACCTGAACACGCTGCATGCTGCAGTCCTCCTGCAGGCTATATACAGAGGTCAGCTTGCTAGGAGAGAGATCAGGTGTCAGCATCAAGCTGCGACCACGATCCAGGCTGCTTTCAGAAGACACCGAGCACAGGTCAAGTTCCAGGCCATGCGATTGTCTGCCCTCATCCTCCAGAGACACTTCAGGTTGTGTGTTCAAGGGAGGCTAGACAGGGACAGGTTCCTGAAGCTTCGAGGTTCTGCCGTTTTCATCCAGGCAGCTTTCAGAGGGCTACATGTCCGACGTCAAGTCTCCAAGATGCATCGAGCTGCTACTGTCATTCAGGCCAACTACAGGATGAAGAAGCAGCGGGATGCTTTCAGAAGGCAGCTCTGGGCAGTCACCATCCTTCAGCAGAGGTTCAGAGCTCAGAGTCTGAGGCACGTGCAGGTGGAGAAATATCTGCAGATCAGAAGTGCTGTGACTTGCATTCAGGCGTCATTCAGGGGGATGCAAGCCAGGCGCCAGGTGACACAGGCGAAAGCAGCCAGGAAGATCCAGGCCTTCCTTCAAATGAGCGTCAGGCGTCGACGGTTCCTAAAGGAACGAGCCGCGTCCGTGGTGATTCAGTCAGCCTTCAGAAGACACCGGGCCAGAGCACGTTACACCGCCATCCAGGCGTCTGTCGTCACGGTCCAGAGATGGTACAGGTCTTGCAGGCTGGGCCGCAAAGTCCGTCTGGAATACATGGCAGTCAGACGAGCAGCGGTGACCCTCCAGGCAGCGGTCCGCGGGACACTTGCCCGACGGCTGGCCAAACGCGAACGGGCAGCCGTTAAGGTCCAGTCGGTGCTGCACATGGTCGTGCAGAGGAGTCGGTATTTGAAGTTGAGGTCCAGTGCAGTGACGTTGCAGTCCCACTGCAGGAGGTGGGCGGAACGGCGGAGGTTTCAGCGCTATCGACAAGCAACCCTGACTCTTCAGAGGAGCTACAGAGGACTGCGAGCGCAGAGAGAGCAGCGATTAGTGTACCTGAAGACCTTGAGAGATGTACAGAAACTCCAAGCCAGAGTGCGCGGTCACATTGCTTTCAGACGGTATCAGAGAATCAAGAAAAGCGCCGTCACCATTCAG GCCTTTTACCGTGGGATGGTAGATAGGCAGAGACTCCGACAACGAAGGACCTCGGTTGCTCTCATACAGGAGCACTACAGGGCCCACATTCTCCgccagagagagcgagcaaagTATCTTGCCGTGAAGCGGTCGGCTGTTCTTATACAG TCTTGGTTTAGGGGGAAGCAAGCCAGAAGCAAGCTTGTGGAGACGCGGGCTGCAGTTGCAACGGTCCATAGATGTATACAAACCAATCTCCTTCGCAAAAG GTTCCTGACGGTTCGACACAGTGCCCTGGTCCTTCAGcgcagatggagggagaccgTTAAGGCCCAAGAAGACCGTCACAAATTCTTGAGAAAAAAGGCTTCAGCTGTCACCATCCAGGCAGCATGGAGAGGccacagagaaagacaaagcCAGCTCGTG GTCCAGAAGGCTGCTCTGTGTATCCAGTCGGTGTATCGCGGCTGGATCCAGAGAAGGGCGtaccagaggcagagagaagccgCGATCGTCCTACAGACGAGGTTCAGGGCCGCACAGCTGGccagtagagagagggaggactttTCCCGAGTGAGACAATCCACCTTGACTCTGCAGAGACGCTGGCGTAGCTGTATGGCCAACCGACGG gtgctggcgacagcagcagcaggtagGAGGCTCCGCTTCTCTGCAGCTGTGTTTCATCACCTCTGTGCCGTCAGGATCCAGAAAGCCCTCAAGGCTCACTGGGCTCTGCAGTCAGCCAGGAGACAGATCCACTCAGTTGTCCTCATACAG CGGTGGGTACGAGCCGGGCAGCAGCGGAGGCtgttcctggaggagaggaggaaggtggtgACGGCTCAGAGAGTGGCCAGGAGGTGGTTAGCCCGCCGCCATCGAGCCGCCCGCGTCCTGCAGCAGCACGCCAGGAAGTTCCTGCTGCTGAGACGACAGCAGAGGGTGGAGCGAGGGATCATCAAGGcccag GCGTTGTGGCGAGGACACGCCTCCAGGAAGCTTCACGACCACCACAGAGTTGTGGCCGTGAGGCATCGCCTCAGGATCGTTTCAGATGGCGCGCAGGAGGAAGACCGGCTGTGTCACAAGACCTCCACGGCTATCGACCACCTGCTTCAATACAAACACTTCTCCTACATCCTGACAGCACTGAAAAACCTGG AGTTGGCGACCAGGCTGTCTCCAGAGTGCTGTGAGATGCTGGTGGAGAGTGGAGCCACCCTGGTCATCTTCACCCTCATCAGGAGCTGCAACAGGAGTGTTCCCTGTATGGAGGTCATCTCCTACGCCATCCAGGTCCTCCTCAACCTCTCCAAG taCCATAAGACCGTTGAGGCTGTTTACGCGGTGGAGAACTCAGTAAACACCCTGCTGGACCTGCTCCAGATCTACCGTGAGAAGGCTGGAGACAAGGTGGCAGAGAAGGGAGGCAGCATCTTCACCAAGGCCTGTTTCCTCTTGGCCCTGCTTCTGCAGGACCCACGCAGAGCCCTG GAGGTGAAGAAGCTGCCCAAGGCTTTGGAACGGATTCAAAGTATCTACTCACTCACGGCACGAAAACACAAGATGGATGCtcggagagagaagcagaaaatGAACGCTTCCAGGAACTGCAGTTTActcaacacaacaacaactcaaaaacacaaaccAGTGCCCAA ATTTGCTCCCGACTGGGTTCTTAGAAAGGACAAGCTGAAGGATGTTGTTGACCCACTTCGAGCTATTCAGATGGTAGCAGACGCTTTTGCAACAGTGGcatga